The Paenibacillus sp. G2S3 region GGTGGACTTGGAATTGCTCCTCAGCGTGCAGATGCGTCTCTAATGATTTGGGATATGCAGAAGCGCTGCAAAGTATGGGAAGGCGTACCTGTGCAAGGAGAAAGGGCTATTTCTGCTTTGGTTCTAGATGATGTAGGGCATCTTTGGGGTTTGACGGCGGGACTGTTATTTCGGTTCGATCCACAGCAGAAGCGGACTGTGAAGACTTATTCTTTGTTCTCCATGGACTGGAATGTGGTGACTCATTTTTGGCGTAGCGGCAATGAATTGCTCTACAAGGAAGGCTTGTTGTACGGGGTGTCGATGAATCGATTGTTCAAGTTTGATGTGCGGAGTGAGGAGCTTGAGGTGTTGAATGACGATGCGCGGCTACTGACGATGAACCGTGAGGGCGATCTTTATTTTGCAAGAACTACAGCATTATATCGGATGCACAAGTAAGTTTTGCACTATCCTTGGCGAAGGGTGAGGGATGATGAAAATCTTATATTTTTATAAATTCTGTATTCTAGGTGGGGTAACCACTCAGCTTGCAAATAGACTTAAATTTTTGCGCCACCACTCGGAAGTGCATTTTGCCTTTCTAGAGGATTACGGCGGGGCGAGCGCTTTTGAAGGCTATGAGCATGTCCGAATTCTGGGGACGGTTGAAGAAATTAAGAGCTATATTGAAGCCTTTGATTTCGATGTCATTATTACTATTGATACCTACGAGCTGTATGAAGCGCTTGGGCCTGTACAAGAGGGAAAGGTTATTATTCATGAGGTACATACCACCTATTCTGAACCCTTGCAGAAATTGGCCGCAACGAAAGATAGTCTGCCTTTTCACTATGTGATCACTCCATCTGCTTACATGAAGGATTATTTAGAGAGCATTGGCATAGCGGGTGCTTATCATATTAATAATTGCCTGGATACCAATTTATTCCGATATGAAGCGGGGATTGAGCAGGAGCCTGCCACTATTTTGTGGGTGGGTAAACTGGATGATCACAAGAACTGGTCGTCCTATTTGAACATTGCTGGAAAGCTGAATGCCAAGATGCCAGAGCTGCAATTTATGCTTATTGGGGGATATACTGCTCCCGATGAGATCAAGAAACAGCTGATGGTAAAGGTGGAACAGCAGGGGATTATGCATTTCAAGTGGATTCCCAAAGTGGAATACGATGAGATGTACCGCTATTATTCATCGGTTGCGCAGAATGGTGGGTTATATATTAGTACCACAACCAATGAATCTTTTGGGATGACTGTACTGGAAGCGATGGCCTGCAGGTGTCCGGTAGTGGTTCCGAGTGTAGGGGCGTTGCCGGAACTATTGGATGGTCTGATAAGTGTTTCCCTATACGAATCAGGCAATGAAGAGGAGTGTGTGGACAGATTGAGCGCACTGCTGGAGCAGAATAGTCTGAGGGAAGGCTTGAAGTCATTGGGAGAACAGAAAGCTAGAACTGCTTACAGCATCGAACAAGTGGGAAAAGAATACATGGAACTACTTGAGCGTTTCAGAGAAGAACGCTTATTTCCTAAATAAGTGGATCACTCCATGGGGTTGTCAACCGAATAAGAGGTGTTGTTGAAATGGAAGAGCTGCAGATCGGTATGGTAGGATTGGACACTTCGCATAGCAGGATCTTCGCGGCGCTGCTAAATGATGAATCTCATCCGCTATATATTCCGGGTGGCAGGCTACACTGCGGTTATCCGGGGGGGTCTCCTGATTTCGAGCTAAGCTATTCACGTGTGAGACCGATTAGCAGTGAATTGCAGGAGCGCTATGGGGTTGAATTGCTCGATTCTATAGCAGAAGTTGCGGAGAGATCCCATGCGATTCTATTGACTTCTGTAGATGGGAGAGTGCACAAGGAACAATTTGCGGTGCTGGCTCCTTACGGAAAGCCGGTATTCATTGACAAGCCGTTAGCGGTTTCTTCTGAAGATGCGAAGGTGATTGTGGAATTGGCGGAGAGGTATGGAACGCCATTTTTCTCCAGCTCTATGGTTCGATTTGGGGAACCGTTAGTGGCACTTTTGAAGGATGATAGCGCAGGTGCTATTCTGGGTGCGGATTGCGCTGGACCACTCGATCTACAGCCGACACAACCGGGGTTGTTCTGGTACGGCATACACGCTGCTGAGATGTTATACGCCGCCCTTGGAGAAGGCTGCCATTCGGTACGTGCCGTTAGTAACGATACGCAAGAATGGGTAGTCGGCCAGTGGAAGGACGGGCGAATCGGGACGATCCGCGGAAACCGTACAGGCGGCTCTGATTTCTATATCGTACTGCACCGTGAACGGGGGAGTAACGGAATTAACGCGCTCGGAGCAAATTACAACGCAGGACATCAGCAATTACTGAAGAAATTTATAGCTATGGCGCGAGGGGACTCTCCACCGGTACGATCTTCCCTAACATTAGAGTTGATTCGCTTCATCGAAGCGGCCAACGAAAGTCGGGTAAGCGGTGCTGATGTTCGTCTGTAAAGGAAAGCGCAATCTGAAAGGAGTGTAGTGTATTGATTAGGACAGCAGTGATCGGATGCGGTGGCATGGGGACTGTTCATGCGGATCGCTACAAGTCCATGCCCGAAGCTGAGCTTGTCGCCGTATGTGACATCGTTGAAAAAGCCGCTGAGGTGCTAGGAAATTTAGTGGGCGTTAGCTATTTTACATCTGTACAAGAAATGCTAGAGCAGGTAAAGCCAGAGGTGGTCAGTATTGCTGTGCCGACCTATTTGCATGTAGAACTGGTACGGATTGCGGCTGACCATGGTGCGCATGTGATCTGTGAGAAGCCGCTCGCACTCACTTCGCAGGAAGCGGAAGAAGCAATTCGTTACTGCAACGAGCGCGGTGTACGTTTGTTTGTGGGCCATGTCGTTCGTTTCTTTCCTTCTTACAGACAGCTTGCGGCGGGAATAACGCAGCTTGGCAGTGATCAAGGCGGAATATACCATGCTAAGCGGGCGGGTTCACATCCCGGAATCGTGCAAGAATGGTTTCGAGATCCACTCCTTAGCGGTGGTGTCATTATGGATTTAATGATTCATGATATTGATTACATTCGTGGGACCTTTGGAGAAGCCCGTGAAGTGTATGCATTCCAGCATCAGTCGGAAGATATAAATTATGCCTCAGCCACTTTCCGGTTCAAGAATGGAACCATTGCTCAGCTTGAAGCATTTTGGGGGTATCCCGGGTCGTTCCATTCCTCCTTTGAATATGCGGATGCGGAAGGGATCATCTCAGGTGGAACCGGCGATGGCGAAAGTCTGCATATTCGGAAGTCGATTACGACGGGCTCAACATCGGGATTTGTGGAGACGCCTTCGAGTGTGATGCTGAAGGATCCGTATTATTTAGAACTGGAGCATTTTCTAAGCTGTCTAACAAGTGGGGAAGAGCCGATAGTCACTGCACAGGATGCGCTGGAAGCTGTACGCTGGGCTGAAGCCGCTCAGCAATCGGCAATGACCCATCAACCAGTGAAGCTTGAAGTGAAGGGGGATATTTAATGAGCCGTTTGAATATTGGCATGATCAGTTTCGCGCATGCGCATGCTTTTGACTATTTGGCAAGTTTACTGCACATGTCTGAAGTGACGGTCATTGGAATTGCTGATGAGGTGCCGGAGCGCACACAGGCGCTCGCAGAACGCCATTCGATTCCCTATTATTCTGACTACAAGGAACTTCTGGCTGATGGGGATATAGATGCCATAATTATTTGCTCAGAAAATGTCTATCATGCTGAGTTAACCATCGCTTCGGCTCGAGCAGGCAAGCATGTACTGTGCGAGAAGCCGCTAGGTCTGTCAGTGGAAGAAATGCAACGCATGATTTCAGTCTGCTCTGAAGAGGGAGTGCAGCTTATGACAGCCTTTCCTTGCCGCTTCCTGACTCCGGTTGTGCGGGCTAAGGAAGCGCTAGAACGCGGTGATATCGGTGAAATTATTGCTTTTAAAGGCACTAACAGAGGTTCTTTTCCGGGACCAAAATGGTTCTCTGATGAAGCCTTATCGGGGGGCGGTGCTGTTCTAGATCACACTGTGCATGTGATGGACCTGATGAACTGGTTCTCTGGTTCTTCTGTAGAACAGGTGTATGCCTATGCGGATACCTTATTTGATCCAGAACGCAAGCGGACAATCGATGATGCAGGAATGGTGCATGTAACTTTTGAGAATGGTGTGTTCGGAGTGCTGGATCCTAGCTGGTCACGCAATCCCGGCTTCCCCACATGGGGGGATGTGACCCTAGAAATCATTGGAACTAAAGGTGTCATCTCCATTGATGCTTTTAACCAAAAAAACAATGTATTCGGAAGAGCATCTGGCAAAGGGAACTGGTCCTTCTGGGGAGATGACATGAATGAACTGATGCTGAAGGCTTTTGTACAGGCGCTTCTAGAAGGGGTGGAGGTACCAATTTCGGGAATAGATGGACTCCGATCCACAGAGGTTGCACTTACCGCTTATCAATCTGCTCATGCAGGCCAACCGGTGCGCTTAAATAAATGAGGATGCTGTAAGCACAAAACTTTGAGGAGGATGGAACCGCCTATGAAGGATCAGGAATTGTTCGACAGCATGTGTGAAAGACTCTACTCTGCGGTAATCTCTGATACGCTGGATCAACTGGGCTATCGTAATCAGGTGATGCGGGAAAATATCAACCCGATAGATCCTACCTGGATCGTCGCCGGAAGAGCAAAGACCATTCTGTCTGTGGATATTCATCATTTGCCGGAAGATCCTTACACGAAAGAGATTGAGGCTGTGGACAGCGTTAAACCCGGCGAGATTGTTATCGGGTGTACGAATGAGTCGCGGCAGAACGGACTTTGGGGAGAATTACTGTCTACGGCCTCGAAAATGAGAGGTGGCCGCGGAGCGATAGTAGATGGATTAATCCGCGATACTGCCAAAATTCTAGAGCTTGGTTTTCCTGTCTTTGCTACCGGGACCAAACCCGTTGATTCTCAAGGGCGGGGGATTGTTATCGACTATGACATTCCTGTGCTGTGCGGTGGCGTATTGGTCCATCCCGGAGATGTAATCTTTGGTGATCGTGATGGTATCGTTGTGATTCCGGGCGCCATCATCGATGAAGTGTTCCAATTAGCTATGGATAAGGTGACTCGCGAGAATCATACACGGGATGAACTGCTCGAAGGATACACCTTGCGACAGGTCTATGATAAATACGGGGTGCTCTGATCAAGAACCGTGGGAGTGATAAACATGAGGCTGTCTGGCAAAAGAGCGCTGATCACAGGTGCAGCAAGAGGAATTGGATTGGGAATCGCCCTTCGATTTCTGGAAGAAGGTGCTCAGGTGGTTTTGCTGGACCGAAGTGAAGAGGAGCTTCTTACTGCACTGGAAACCGTGAAGGATTATGGTGAAAAGGTTTCAGTGGAGGTGTGTGATCTTCGCGATGTGGCACAGCTGGAGCAATCTGTTGCCCGAGCCTTTGAAAGGTTTGGCGGGATAGATATTGTAGTGAACAATGCTGGAATCGCCTTTCGTGAACACTTTCTCGATATCTCGGCGGAGCACTGGAATGCAGTGTTTGATATTAACGTAAGGGCCGTTTATTTAATCGGTCAGCTTGCAGCAAGACAAATGATTTCTCAGGGTGGCGGAGGCGTCATTCTCAATATGAGCTCCAAAAATGGTCTGACGGCAAGCTCCGAGCTCGCGCATTACAATGCTTCTAAGGCTGCTGTTATATTACTAACCGAATCTATGGCAGTGGAGTTGGCGGCTTATGGGATCCGGGTAAAAGCAGTAGCACCGGGATTCGTGGATACGCCGCTTGACCGCAAGCTGCGTGAAGCTTCGAAGCTCCCAGCGTATTCGGAGCATACACCGATGAAGCGGGCGGCAACCATAAGGGAAGCTGCCAATGTATTTCTTTTTCTGGCTTCTGATGAAGCCTCCTATGTAACGGGAGAAACCATTCGTGTGGATGGTGGACATTTGGCTAATGGTAGTGAACTGTAAATAGAAGAAGGAGTGAATTTTTTGGAAAGTACAGAACTTCAGGCAGAATTGATGATTGATGCTCAGGCTGAGCTTGGTGAAGGACCGCATTGGGATGCCGAATCCAAACAGTTGTATTGGGTGGATGTTACGAGAAGGAAGCTTAGAATATACAACCGGATCACGGGTAATGAAGTAGTCCGCTCCTTCGACCGGATGATCAGCGCAGTGATTCCAACCACTGCGGGAGGACTTGCATTGGCCATGGAGGATGGAGTCTATCTCTCTCAAGCTGAGAATTCTCCTGTCTTATTGACTTCGATAGAAGCAGAGCTACCACTAAACCGATTAAATGATGCCAAATGCGATCGACAAGGCCGACTGTGGGTGGGAACGATAAGCTTGAACAATGATGCGCCGGATTCCGGAGGCTTCTACGTCGTGGAGCCTGATGGCTTCACTCGCCAAGTGTTATCTGGCATCGGCTGCTCGAACGGAATGGCTTGGGACTACTCGCGGAGCAAGATGTATTACATTGATACGCCGACTAGGCAAGTGGATGTCATTGATTACGAAGAAGAGTCTGGAAGGATAAGTAACCGAAGATTAGCGTTCCGAATTCCTACAACGACTGGCTATCCAGATGGAATGACAATAGATAGTGAAGGCATGCTTTGGGTTGCCCATTGGGGTGGTGGCTGTGTGTCACGATGGAACCCAGATACGGGTGAGCAGCTTGGACTCATTCGAGTTCCAGCACCACTGGTGACCTCATGTACTTTTGGAGGTGACGATCTAACGGAACTCTACATTACAACAGCAAGGATAGGGATGCACGAGAAGGAGTTGCGCGATTATCCTTTTGCAGGTGGTTTGTTTATGGTTAAGCCCGGAGTGAGCGGCTTGCTGCCCGGAAACTTTCAGGGTAAGGAGTAGGAGGAGGAGGCGAAGCGATGCGACTCAAAGATAAGATCGTCATTATAACCGGAGCAGGCTCGGGGATTGGAAAAAGCACGGCCGCACTATTCGCTTCAGAAGGAGCGACGGTAATCATTGCAGATGTCCAAGAGGAATCAGGAAACGCAGCTGTTGCTGAAATAGAAGCGTCGGGTGGGAAAGCGCTATTCATCCCCTGTGATGTTAGCAATGCTAGCAGTACTACTGCAATGGCTGATCAGGTAATCCATGCTTTTGGTCGAATCGATGTGCTTTTTAATAATGCTGGGATCAGCGGCGTAGGTGCAGTACATGTGGTCGACGAGGAAGTGTGGGAGAGGGTCATGCAGGTCAATGTAACAGGCGTGTTCTTAACCTGCAAGGCAGTTCTTCCTTATATGATGAAGAGCAAGACGGGTTCTATCATTAATATGTCCTCTGGCATCGCCGAAATCGGAGTCGCAGAGCGAGCTTCCTACAGTGCTTCTAAGGGCGCGGTTCTATCTTTAACTAAAGCTATGCAGGTCGATTATGCACCTTACGGCATTCGTGTAAATGCGCTGCTGCCAGGTACGATTATGACTCCGTTTGTAGAAGGTTATTTGAAGACTTCTCTGGATCCAGAGGCTTCGGTTGCGGCCATTAAGCGTAGACAGCTTAGTGGTGAGCTTGGCAAACCTGAGGATGTGGCACGAGCCGCATTATTTCTCGCTTCCGATGAGTCCGAGTTTGTGATGGGTTCGCCGCTATATGTGGATGGTGGCCTTGTCTTCGGCAAAAATGCATAAAGTGAAGGAGAGTTTTATAGATGAAGCTAATTACCTTTTTGCAAAAAGAGGATGATCATATGGGCATTCTAACCGACCTTGGGGTGGTGGATATTGAGGCGGCAAAGACTGCATTATCCACTCGGACGGAGGTTCCAGTAACGGTTAGGCAATTGCTTGACGGTGGGGAGGAAGCGCTTAACCAACTGAGGATGTTTGTGAATGAGCTGCCTGAAGGAGAAGTGAATCCATCCTGGCTCAAGCAGGAAGAAGATTTGACCTTCGGTCCCTGTGTTGCTGATCCTGGCAAAATCATCTGCATTGGCCTGAATTATCGCCGGCATGCGGAAGAGACTGGGATGGCTATTCCCGAATATCCCATCCTGTTCAATAAGTTTAACAATACACTAACCGGACATGGCTCAGAGGCTCCGCTTCCGCGGACCAGCCAGAAGGTGGACTACGAGGCAGAGCTTGGCATCGTCATCGGTCGAACCGCGAAATATGTGGCTGAGGAAGAGGCACTGGATTATGTCTTCGGCTATTGTACGGCTAATGATCTGTCGGCGCGTGATTTACAGATGCGGACGAGTCAATGGCTTGCGGGAAAGTCTTGCGATAAATTTTCACCCCTTGGGCCGTACCTAGTCACTGCGGATGAAGTGGGCGATCCAAATCAACTCGATATTCAGTGCACGGTGAATGGGGAATTACGTCAGAACTCCAACACTTCGGACATGATTTTTAATTGCAAGCAGATTGTCAGCTATGTGTCCCAGTGTATGACGCTTTCGCCGGGGGATATTATCTTGACTGGAACACCAGAAGGCGTCGTGATGGGTTACCCTCCAGAGGATCAGGTCTATTTGCAAGCTGGTGATGTGGTCACGGTGCAGATTGAGAAGCTTGGTGCCATTACAAATAAGATGGTTAGCGAATAGGAGGGACTTGGGATGATCTTCGATTGTCATACCCATTTGTTTGGACCAGGAATGGTTTCAGGACCTACGGATGAGGCGATCAAACGAGCTTGGGGGCCAGATATGAATATCGAAGCAACCCCTGAGCAGCACCGCCGTAATCTGGAAGGCTTCTCTGGTGCGATTGTACTGGCCTTGGCAGCGCATGCAACGGGACTTGTTGTGCCCAATGCGTATGTCGCAGATTACTGTCGCACGGATCCAAATCGGTTATTCGGTTTTGCTAGTGTAGATCCCAATCATCTGGATTGTGTTGCTGAATTTGAGACTGCGATCCGGGAGATGGGATTAAAAGGGCTGAAGCTTGCACCTATCTATCAGAATTTTTACCCTGATGATCCCAAGCATTATGCTCTCTACGCCAAAGCAGAACAGCTGGATGTACCTATTCTTTGGCATCAGGGAACCTCTTTTGTACCGGAGGGATATTTGGATGCTTCAAGGCCGGCGATGCTGGATCCGATTGCCCGTGCATTTCCGAAGCTGAAGATGATTGTGGCACATATGGGCCATCCCTGGATTGATGAATGTATTTCACTGGTGCGCAAGCATCCTAACCTATATATGGACATTTCAGCGTTAGGAAGCAGGCCTTGGCAATTCTACAATGCACTGGTATCTGCGATGGAATACGGGGTGCAAGATAAAATACTGTTCGGGTCGGATTATCCTTTCTTTGGGACACAGAAGATGCTAGATGCTCTCTACCATATCAATGATCTAGCGGAGGGAACGAAGCTGCCACAAATACCACAAAAATTTATCGAGGACATAATACATCGTCTAACACCGGAGATTATTGGTTTTACATGAGGGATTTATGCTTGGTTTATAAGCGAGGTTGTTAAAAGGAGATGGGGTCATGGCGGAGTGCAGGGACAGCGAGGAGAGTGTGGCTGAATCCGGTGATAAGTTGAAGAGCGAGTTCTATTTTCAGGAAAAAGATTTATGGGGATTTATCCATCGTTCCTTCACGAAGTCTATGGGGTACACCGAAGAAGATCTCCGCAAGCCAGTGATCGGTATTTGCAACACGTTCAGTGAGCTGAATAAATGCCATTCCCATTTTAATGAATTGGTGGATTATGTGAAGCGTGGTGTTTGGCAGGCAGGGGGAGTGCCGATGGAATTCCCGACGATCTCGATTGGTGAGCCTTATGTGAAGCCTACAACGATGCTGCTGCGTAATTTGATGGCGATGGATACGGAAGAAATGATGAAAGGGCATCCCATTGATGGCGTAGTGCTGCTAGGGGGTTGCGACAAAACGGTACCCGCTCAGCTGATGGCAGCCGCTAGCGCCAATATTCCAGCCATTGTGCTGACAGGTGGCCCTATGCTAAACGGTCGATTGGGCGGCCGTAGCCTTGGAGCGTGCACGGATTGTTATGGCTTTACGCTGGAGCATAAAGCCGGAAATATAAGTGACGAAGAGCTGGCTGTTGCAGAGAATGCAATTTGCCGCAGTGATGGTCACTGTATGGTGATGGGCACAGCCAGCACGATGGCCTCGATCGCCGAAGCGATCGGCATGGCGTTACCAGGCTGTGCAGCAATCCCGGCGCCGGACAGCAGACGCAGACATATGTCCGAGCGAACGGGCAAGCAGATCGTAGAGCTGGTTCGCCAGGGCATCCGTCCCCGCGACATTATGACGGCGGCGGCGATCGAGAATGCGATCACAGTTACGATGGCGAGCGGCGGATCGACGAACGCTATCATCCATCTCATAGCGATCTCCCAGCGGCTGGGGATGAAGCTGCCTTTAGAGACGTTTGACCGGATTAGTAGCCAGACACCGTTCATTTTGAACCTGCGTCCTTCGGGCAAATATCAGATGGAGGAGTATTTCGAGGCAGGTGGTGTCCCCGCGCTGATGAAGGAGCTGGAGCCGCTGCTGCATGGGGATTGCTTGACTGTAACGGGCAGAACGGTTGCAGAAAATCTGGTTCAGGCAGTAACGCTGGACAGAGATGTGATTCGTACCTTGGAGGAGCCGCTGGACAGCCAAGGTGGGATTGCCGTATTGCGTGGGAATCTGGCGCCGGATGGGGCGTTGATTAAGCAAACCGCTGTATCCGCTCATCTCAAAAAGCATATCGGACGCGCAGTAGTGTTCGAGAGTCCGGCCGATCTAAATGAGCGAATCGATGATCCTGATCTGGTCGTGGATGAGAACAGTGTGCTAGTGCTAAAAAACGCAGGACCGAAGGGGGCTCCAGCGATGCCGGAAATTGGGCAAATCCCGATTCCGCAAAAGCTGCTGAAGCAGGGCATACGCGACATGGTCCGCATCTCTGACGCGCGGATCAGCGGTACTTCCTATGGCGCATTGATTGTACATGCGGCTCCGGAAGCGGCTATTGGCGGAACGCTGGCTCTTGTGCAGGATGGCGACGAAATCGAGTTGGATATTTCCGTGAGGCGCTTGGAGCTGAAGGTGTCGGATGAGGAATTGGCGCGACGGAGGGTCTCATGGCAAGCGCCTAAGCCGCACTACGACAGGGGTTATGGCTTACTGTTTCATGAGCGGGTACTTCAGGCCAACCTTGGTTGTGATTTTGATTTTTTACTCCCTGCTGAGCTTAGGGAAGAGTTGCTGGGTGAGATGGAATCAGTTCGCAAGATGGAGTCACCGAGACTGAATTAATCTAATGCTTGTGAAGATGAAATAGCTGCACTTTATACAACTACAGTTTATCGTAATCGTCTAATTTAGATTTTAATTGCACTTCATACAGTTAAATCTTATCAAATCGCTGTTTTTAGGCTCATTTTGGATTTTTAATTGCAGAAAGTACAACTAAATTGCTATCTATGGGAACAGGAGTTGATATAAGTGTACGAAATACACTTATATCGCACGAATTGCACGAATTGCACGAATTGCACGAATTGCACGAATCGCAAGTATCGCACGCATGGTACGTTCGCACGTATCGAATGTATCTGAGGCGTCGGAAGCAGCTATTGGCGGAACACTGACCCTTGTGCAGGATGGCGATGAAACAAGTTGGATATTTTCTCGAGGCGATTAGAGTTGAAGGTATCGGATGAGTAACTGCCCTAACGTCGGTTTGCGTGGCGAGCGCCTAAGTTACACTACGACAAAGGTTAGTATGAGTTTCCTGGATTGTCTGACTAAACTGGATGGATTGAATGGATTGATTAGGCTGGATTGGACTGAGCTGGGTTGATTGTTTTGCTTTACGTTGCTTTAAGTTGATTGTACTTTCTGCAATAGATCCCGCTTTAGAGAGGCTGGATTTTGATTCTATTGCACTTTCTGCAATGGAATTTCAGATAATCATCACTATACGAGCTTGTGGCCAGAATCTGATGTATGAAGTGCAATAGATTCATTTTTTAGCGATGTATTGGGAGATTCTATTGCACATTCTGCAACCAGGGAGATAGTTTCTGATTGCGGCGAGCTTGGTTTGTGAATGTACCTAGCTAGTTTTCTGAATGTAGCTAGCTTGGCTTACGATGGCGGCTAGCTGGTTTTCGAATACGGTGAGTTTGGATTGTGATTACTGCGATTTTGGTTTCCAATTACAGCATGTATTGTTTTCATTTACACCAAGCAATAAGGTCGTTTGTGGCAAAAGCAACAAACCAGAGTCAATGGAGAGGAGAGTTCAATGATGCGAACCGTTCAAGAGTTGGAGGAGCGCTTGGCAAGTCCGTCCACAGCACTGATTGAGGAGCTTAGCCAGCTCGATGGAGATATTATGCTTCTAGGCGTGGGGGGTAAGATGGGACCCAGTCTTGCAAGGCTAGCGGTGAATGCAATTCGCCAAGCGGGGCTAGACAAAAAAGTCATCGGTGTATCCCGCTTCTCTAATAAGGAGCTAAGACGAGAGCTTGAAGAGGCTGGTGTCGAGATTATCTCCGCTGATTTGTCTGACGATAAGGCGCTGCAGGTACTCCCTGAAACCCAAAATATTCTCTACATGGCCGGAAATAAATTCGGCACAACCGGGAATGAACATTTCACTTGGATGATGAATGCCTATCTTCCGGGACGCGTTGCAGAACGGTTCCGTAATTCACGAATGGTTGTGTTCTCGACAGGCAATGTTTACCCTTTTACTCCGGTCAGTCAAGGAGGCGCAACGGAGAGAACTTCTCCGAACGCAAATGGGGAGTATGGGCAATCCTGTCTGGGACGGGAGCGTATATTTGAACATTTCTCTCATGAAAATGGAACGCCGATGTTCATTTATCGGCTGAATTACGCCATTGATCTGCGGTATGGCGTGTTGCTGGAGCTTGCTCGGTCGGTTAGGGAAGGACTTCCCATCGATATCACGATGGGCCATGCCAATGTGATCTGGCAAGGGGATGCGAATGAAATCGCATTGCGAGCACTGCTACGTTGCAGTTCGCCGCCTAATGTCATGAACATTACCGGGCCTGAGACATTATCCCTGCGCTGGGCAGCGAATGAATTCGGCCGAAAGCTAGGCATAGAGCCTATCTTTACAGGTATAGAAGCGCCTACTGCGCTGCTAAGCAACGCAGCGAAAGCCGCTGCCGCCTTTGGCTATCCACGGGTATCGCTGGCCGAAATGATCGACTGGATTGGCGATTGGGTAGGACGAGGCGGAGAAACCTGGAATAAACCCACGCATTTTCAGGAGCGGGAGGGCAAATATTAATGACACTGACAAGAGTACCTTTGACTTCGGAATTACATGCCGCGCTTCATGATGGGTTGGCTATTCCCGCACATCCTCTCGCCTTAACGAAAGAGCGCAAGCTGGATGAGCGACGTCAACGGGCACTTACCCGTTATTACGTTGCTTCTGGAGCGGGTGGAGTTGCGGTAGCCGTACATTCCACTCAATTCAAGATCAGGAATCCAGAAGTAGGGTTGCTGGAGCCTGTGTTACGTCTAGCTGCGGAAGAGGTGGAACGAGCTCAGTTAGATCGACCTTTCATGAAAGTAGCGGGTATTTGCGGTGGGACGGAGCAGGCTGTTCTTGA contains the following coding sequences:
- a CDS encoding glucose 1-dehydrogenase, whose protein sequence is MRLKDKIVIITGAGSGIGKSTAALFASEGATVIIADVQEESGNAAVAEIEASGGKALFIPCDVSNASSTTAMADQVIHAFGRIDVLFNNAGISGVGAVHVVDEEVWERVMQVNVTGVFLTCKAVLPYMMKSKTGSIINMSSGIAEIGVAERASYSASKGAVLSLTKAMQVDYAPYGIRVNALLPGTIMTPFVEGYLKTSLDPEASVAAIKRRQLSGELGKPEDVARAALFLASDESEFVMGSPLYVDGGLVFGKNA
- a CDS encoding fumarylacetoacetate hydrolase family protein; amino-acid sequence: MKLITFLQKEDDHMGILTDLGVVDIEAAKTALSTRTEVPVTVRQLLDGGEEALNQLRMFVNELPEGEVNPSWLKQEEDLTFGPCVADPGKIICIGLNYRRHAEETGMAIPEYPILFNKFNNTLTGHGSEAPLPRTSQKVDYEAELGIVIGRTAKYVAEEEALDYVFGYCTANDLSARDLQMRTSQWLAGKSCDKFSPLGPYLVTADEVGDPNQLDIQCTVNGELRQNSNTSDMIFNCKQIVSYVSQCMTLSPGDIILTGTPEGVVMGYPPEDQVYLQAGDVVTVQIEKLGAITNKMVSE
- a CDS encoding amidohydrolase family protein: MIFDCHTHLFGPGMVSGPTDEAIKRAWGPDMNIEATPEQHRRNLEGFSGAIVLALAAHATGLVVPNAYVADYCRTDPNRLFGFASVDPNHLDCVAEFETAIREMGLKGLKLAPIYQNFYPDDPKHYALYAKAEQLDVPILWHQGTSFVPEGYLDASRPAMLDPIARAFPKLKMIVAHMGHPWIDECISLVRKHPNLYMDISALGSRPWQFYNALVSAMEYGVQDKILFGSDYPFFGTQKMLDALYHINDLAEGTKLPQIPQKFIEDIIHRLTPEIIGFT
- a CDS encoding IlvD/Edd family dehydratase: MAECRDSEESVAESGDKLKSEFYFQEKDLWGFIHRSFTKSMGYTEEDLRKPVIGICNTFSELNKCHSHFNELVDYVKRGVWQAGGVPMEFPTISIGEPYVKPTTMLLRNLMAMDTEEMMKGHPIDGVVLLGGCDKTVPAQLMAAASANIPAIVLTGGPMLNGRLGGRSLGACTDCYGFTLEHKAGNISDEELAVAENAICRSDGHCMVMGTASTMASIAEAIGMALPGCAAIPAPDSRRRHMSERTGKQIVELVRQGIRPRDIMTAAAIENAITVTMASGGSTNAIIHLIAISQRLGMKLPLETFDRISSQTPFILNLRPSGKYQMEEYFEAGGVPALMKELEPLLHGDCLTVTGRTVAENLVQAVTLDRDVIRTLEEPLDSQGGIAVLRGNLAPDGALIKQTAVSAHLKKHIGRAVVFESPADLNERIDDPDLVVDENSVLVLKNAGPKGAPAMPEIGQIPIPQKLLKQGIRDMVRISDARISGTSYGALIVHAAPEAAIGGTLALVQDGDEIELDISVRRLELKVSDEELARRRVSWQAPKPHYDRGYGLLFHERVLQANLGCDFDFLLPAELREELLGEMESVRKMESPRLN
- a CDS encoding NAD-dependent epimerase/dehydratase family protein translates to MRTVQELEERLASPSTALIEELSQLDGDIMLLGVGGKMGPSLARLAVNAIRQAGLDKKVIGVSRFSNKELRRELEEAGVEIISADLSDDKALQVLPETQNILYMAGNKFGTTGNEHFTWMMNAYLPGRVAERFRNSRMVVFSTGNVYPFTPVSQGGATERTSPNANGEYGQSCLGRERIFEHFSHENGTPMFIYRLNYAIDLRYGVLLELARSVREGLPIDITMGHANVIWQGDANEIALRALLRCSSPPNVMNITGPETLSLRWAANEFGRKLGIEPIFTGIEAPTALLSNAAKAAAAFGYPRVSLAEMIDWIGDWVGRGGETWNKPTHFQEREGKY